In Melitaea cinxia chromosome 11, ilMelCinx1.1, whole genome shotgun sequence, a genomic segment contains:
- the LOC123657624 gene encoding uncharacterized protein LOC123657624 — translation MGGKTLHSQTRTLALKVLKFFESEKSNKTFLIPVDQALKRACAATGISKATLLRIKNEAKNVPPIPQEQSDDATAVSEPSTSEAKTDSKLSTPGKKRKQYSNKIELDSFDLCALRNLVDSFYAVRKEIPTVKKILTAAKADLNFPGEKTTLRRYLVNYLGYRFKKCKNARHVLIQKPEIAAWRARYLRKKRENNELGANKKPIIYLDETWIHSHYTVRKCWQNENDASVKKNDNPGLRWILVHAGGENGFIPGAELLYKCKSNTGDYHHEMDSKNFNKWLTEKLIPNLPHNSLVVIDNAPYHSTQCEKPPVSSSLKGDMQSWLRKNNIKFDEKMTKPELYHKILLNKPPKKYIVDELMREHGHEVLQLPPYHCDLNPIEYIWNLIKQRVAAKNINQYEKEIEGLTSDAINSITASDWKKEIKHIEKLESEYWEKDRLGEIRQRELIISLGGEETSSESESDDDTTEGIQPIIYSDNDE, via the exons aTGGGAGGAAAGACTTTACATAGTCAAACACGGACACTtgctttaaaagttttaaaatttttcgaaagtgaaaaatctaataaaacGTTTCTCATTCCTGTGGATCAAGCTTTAAAGAGGGCTTGTGCAGCAACAGGCATATCTAAGGCAACACTTTTAAGAATCAAAAACGAGGCGAAAAATGTTCCGCCAATTCCTCAAGAACAAAGTGATGATGCCACAGCAGTGTCGGAACCATCTACTTCTGAAGCGAAAACAGATTCAAAACTGTCAACCCCaggaaaaaaaaggaaacagtATTCAAACAAAATTGAACTTGACAGTTTCGATTTGTGTGCGCTAAGAAACTTAGTCGACAGTTTCTACGCAGTACGGAAAGAAATTCCGACAGTGAAAAAGATATTAACGGCTGCAAAAGCCGATCTAAATTTTCCAG gtgAAAAGACCACGCTACGTCGATATCTCGTAAACTACTTGGGGTACAGgtttaaaaaatgtaagaaCGCACGACATGTGTTAATACAAAAGCCAGAGATTGCCGCCTGGAGAGCCCGTTACCTGCGAAAAAAACGAGAAAACAATGAGCTTGGGGCGAACAAAAAACCCATAATTTATTTAGACGAGACGTGGATACATTCCCATTATACTGTGCGCAAATGTTGGCAGAATGAAAATGACGCAagcgttaaaaaaaatgataaccCAGGACTGCGGTGGATATTGGTGCACGCGGGCGGTGAAAACGGATTTATCCCCGGTGCTGAATTGTTATACAAATGCAAAAGTAATACCGGGGACTACCATCACGAAATGGAtagcaaaaattttaataagtggTTGACAGAAAAACTAATCCCAAATTTGCCTCACAATAGTCTCGTTGTTATAGACAATGCTCCCTACCACTCAACGCAATGTGAAAAACCACCCGTGAGTTCGTCCCTGAAAGGTGATATGCAGAGTTGGCTCcgaaaaaacaacataaaatttGATGAGAAAATGACAAAACCGGAACTGTACCATAAAATACTCCTAAATAAAccaccaaaaaaatatatagtggACGAGCTGATGAGAGAGCATGGGCACGAGGTATTACAGCTGCCACCCTACCATTGCGATTTAAACCCAATCGAATATatatggaatttaataaaacagaGGGTGGCAGCCAAAAATATAAACCAATACGAAAAAGAAATAGAGGGCTTGACAAGTGACGCAATAAACTCAATAACGGCTTCCGATtggaaaaaagaaattaaacatATCGAAAAATTAGAAAGTGAATATTGGGAGAAAGATAGACTTGGCGAGATCCGACAGAGGGAACTAATTATATCCCTCGGAGGGGAAGAAACCAGCTCAGAGAGCGAAAGTGATGACGATACAACGGAGGGAATACAACCTATTATTTATagtgataatgatgaataa